The following proteins are encoded in a genomic region of Bacteriovorax sp. Seq25_V:
- a CDS encoding ribonucleoside-diphosphate reductase subunit alpha — protein MYVLTRSGEREPLKFDKITDRIEGLTFGLDSNHIDSTLITQKVIEGIYDGITTKELDQLSAETAAYLATKHPDYNTLAGRIAVSNLHKATRGCFSENIKEMYNFVNPKTGEHAPLVSKELYDVVMANAERLDTAIDDKRDFNYDYFGFKTLEKSYLLRMNGNIVERPGQMLMRVSVGIHMNDLDSAIETYDLMSEKYFTHATPTLFNSGTPKPQLSSCFLLTMKDDSIDGIYDTLKQTALISQSAGGIGLSIHNIRAKGSFIKGTNGTSNGIVPMLKVFNDTARYVDQGGGKRKGSFAIYLEPWHADVFDFLEMKKNTGKDEQRARDLFYAMWTPDLFMKRVEEDGQWSLFCPHECPGLADTYGAKFEELYTRYETEGKAKKTIRAQDLWFAILESQVETGSPYMLYKDAANEKSNQKNLGTIKSSNLCTEILEYTAPDEVAVCNLASVALNRFVKEENGVRTYDHAELFRIVYRMTKNLNRIIDVNYYPVIEARNSNMRHRPIGLGVQGLQDTFFMMRLPFESDAALQLNNDIFETIYFAAVTASKDAAAVEGAYETYEGSPMSQGIFQFDMWNHKAHSGRWNWEELKAEVKKYGVRNSLLVAPMPTASTSQILGNNECFEPITSNIYVRRVLSGEFAVVNKFLVKDLIEAGIWDDSLRNEIIANNGSIQSIARIPEELKALYKTVWEVKQKHVIDMSAGRGPYIDQGQSLNIHMQEPNFGKLSSMHFYAWKKGLKTGMYYLRTRAAVNAVKFTVQNDTPAKTTEENAAAMVCSLENPENCEMCGS, from the coding sequence ATTCAAACCACATCGACTCAACACTTATTACACAAAAAGTAATTGAGGGAATCTATGATGGAATTACAACTAAAGAGCTTGATCAACTTTCTGCTGAAACTGCTGCATACCTAGCGACGAAGCACCCAGACTACAATACGCTAGCGGGAAGAATTGCTGTATCAAACCTACATAAAGCAACTCGTGGATGCTTCTCTGAAAACATCAAAGAGATGTATAACTTTGTGAATCCAAAAACTGGTGAGCACGCTCCTCTAGTTTCTAAAGAACTTTACGATGTTGTTATGGCAAATGCAGAAAGACTTGATACTGCAATTGATGACAAGAGAGATTTCAACTATGACTACTTTGGATTTAAAACGCTAGAGAAGTCTTACCTACTTAGAATGAATGGAAATATCGTAGAAAGACCAGGTCAAATGCTTATGAGAGTATCTGTTGGTATTCACATGAATGACCTTGATTCTGCGATTGAAACATATGATCTTATGAGTGAGAAATATTTCACACATGCGACTCCTACTCTGTTTAACTCTGGAACGCCTAAGCCACAGTTATCATCATGTTTCCTATTAACAATGAAAGATGATTCTATTGATGGTATTTACGATACATTAAAGCAAACGGCTTTAATTTCTCAATCAGCTGGTGGGATTGGTCTTTCGATTCACAACATCAGAGCTAAAGGTTCTTTCATTAAGGGAACTAACGGAACAAGTAATGGTATCGTTCCAATGCTTAAAGTATTTAACGATACTGCAAGATATGTTGACCAAGGTGGTGGAAAGAGAAAAGGTTCATTTGCAATCTATCTTGAGCCATGGCACGCGGATGTTTTCGATTTCTTAGAAATGAAAAAGAACACAGGTAAAGACGAGCAAAGAGCAAGAGATCTTTTCTATGCTATGTGGACACCTGACTTATTTATGAAGAGAGTTGAAGAAGATGGACAGTGGTCACTATTTTGTCCACACGAGTGTCCAGGTCTTGCTGATACTTATGGTGCAAAATTTGAAGAGCTTTACACTCGCTATGAAACAGAAGGAAAAGCGAAGAAAACAATTAGAGCACAGGACCTATGGTTTGCAATTCTTGAATCACAAGTTGAAACAGGCTCTCCATATATGCTTTACAAAGATGCTGCGAACGAGAAATCAAACCAAAAGAATCTTGGTACAATTAAATCTTCAAACCTTTGTACTGAAATTCTTGAGTATACAGCACCAGATGAAGTTGCGGTTTGTAACCTTGCTTCAGTTGCTCTTAACAGATTTGTTAAAGAAGAAAATGGAGTTAGAACATACGATCACGCGGAACTATTTAGAATCGTTTACCGTATGACTAAGAACCTTAACAGAATTATCGATGTTAATTACTATCCAGTAATTGAAGCTCGTAACTCTAACATGAGACACCGTCCAATTGGTCTAGGTGTTCAAGGTCTTCAAGATACATTCTTTATGATGAGACTTCCTTTTGAAAGTGATGCAGCTCTTCAACTAAACAATGACATCTTTGAAACAATTTACTTCGCGGCCGTGACAGCTTCTAAAGATGCTGCAGCTGTTGAGGGTGCATACGAAACTTATGAAGGTTCTCCAATGAGCCAAGGCATTTTCCAGTTTGATATGTGGAACCACAAAGCTCACTCTGGAAGATGGAACTGGGAAGAGCTAAAAGCCGAAGTTAAAAAGTATGGAGTAAGAAACTCACTTCTTGTTGCTCCAATGCCAACAGCATCGACATCACAGATTCTTGGGAATAATGAGTGTTTTGAGCCGATCACTTCAAATATCTATGTAAGACGTGTTCTTTCTGGAGAATTTGCTGTTGTTAATAAGTTCCTAGTAAAAGATTTAATCGAAGCAGGAATTTGGGATGATTCATTAAGAAATGAAATTATCGCTAACAATGGTTCAATCCAATCAATTGCAAGGATTCCTGAAGAGCTAAAAGCTCTATACAAAACAGTTTGGGAAGTTAAGCAAAAGCATGTAATCGACATGTCAGCTGGTCGTGGACCTTATATTGACCAAGGTCAGTCACTGAACATCCACATGCAAGAGCCAAACTTTGGAAAACTTTCTTCAATGCACTTCTACGCATGGAAGAAAGGTCTTAAGACTGGTATGTACTACCTAAGAACAAGAGCTGCAGTTAACGCTGTTAAGTTTACTGTTCAAAATGATACTCCAGCAAAGACGACTGAGGAGAATGCAGCTGCAATGGTATGCTCTTTAGAGAATCCAGAAAACTGTGAGATGTGCGGATCTTAA
- a CDS encoding thiopurine S-methyltransferase Se/Te detoxification family: MEKELWLEAWKEKRIGFHQSAYNKTMVEHFENIDLKGKTVLIPLAGKSLDIIYFLERGATVIANELSPIAAKEFFEENKINFQIEKNTHHEIYRAGDLHYYLGDFFEMTKHEIGHIDFLYDRACIVALPSDLRVKYFEKINLLITRDTHLLILTYKHDGPKEFGPPFYVPENEIKEAYSKMGHSLSLNEGQVTKADGRFEEAGMKKLIQLKWHSNI; the protein is encoded by the coding sequence ATGGAAAAAGAGTTGTGGCTTGAGGCCTGGAAAGAAAAAAGAATTGGGTTTCATCAAAGTGCTTATAATAAGACTATGGTCGAGCATTTTGAAAATATCGATTTAAAAGGTAAAACTGTACTGATTCCACTTGCAGGAAAAAGTCTTGATATTATCTACTTCCTAGAACGCGGAGCTACTGTCATTGCCAATGAACTCTCCCCTATTGCTGCCAAAGAATTCTTTGAAGAAAATAAAATTAACTTTCAAATAGAAAAAAATACTCATCATGAAATTTACCGCGCAGGAGATCTTCACTACTACCTCGGCGACTTCTTTGAAATGACGAAGCATGAAATAGGACACATCGACTTTCTGTATGACCGCGCATGTATCGTGGCCCTACCGAGTGACTTAAGAGTGAAGTATTTTGAAAAGATTAATCTTCTTATAACAAGAGACACTCACCTACTCATTCTTACCTATAAGCACGACGGCCCTAAAGAATTTGGTCCTCCATTCTATGTACCTGAGAATGAAATCAAGGAAGCTTATAGTAAAATGGGACACTCTCTAAGCCTCAATGAGGGACAGGTCACAAAGGCCGATGGACGATTCGAAGAAGCTGGAATGAAGAAGCTCATTCAACTAAAGTGGCATTCGAATATCTAA
- a CDS encoding ABC transporter substrate-binding protein, whose protein sequence is MAIKITLLILISLALQARPLKVGFFELIPHTYGDQHKKVGGPIIDYFNKVMAEVATDSVDIKLLPLPRLITKLTKKELDIGIFLAKNPKRLNAFDYPRIALYDMVPSIIVSKNFKGDRYNFEDIKICVWEDGYLPEQFKSLKNSLFKMTGELITQRCLEMMKNKRVDAFFSPDHLSLKYHLKKMKLQNDYKVIPVVGDPIGLYTVFSKGHEKLIEKHETALKKVKEQARYEDEFYKFLDSLD, encoded by the coding sequence ATGGCAATAAAAATAACCCTCCTGATTCTTATTTCTTTGGCCTTACAAGCAAGGCCTTTGAAGGTCGGTTTTTTTGAACTGATTCCTCATACCTATGGTGATCAACATAAGAAGGTTGGTGGACCAATCATTGATTATTTTAATAAGGTTATGGCCGAAGTCGCTACTGATAGTGTTGATATCAAATTATTACCTTTGCCTCGCCTTATTACAAAACTCACTAAGAAGGAACTTGATATTGGTATTTTTCTTGCCAAGAATCCAAAACGTTTAAATGCGTTTGATTATCCTCGTATTGCTCTTTATGACATGGTTCCTTCAATTATTGTGTCTAAGAATTTTAAAGGTGATAGATATAACTTTGAAGATATTAAAATTTGTGTTTGGGAGGATGGTTATCTCCCTGAGCAGTTTAAATCACTAAAGAATAGTCTTTTTAAAATGACAGGAGAGCTTATTACTCAACGATGTCTTGAAATGATGAAAAATAAGCGAGTAGATGCTTTCTTTTCTCCTGACCATTTGTCATTAAAATATCATCTAAAAAAAATGAAGCTTCAAAATGACTATAAAGTTATACCTGTCGTTGGTGATCCAATAGGCCTGTATACAGTTTTTTCTAAAGGGCACGAAAAGTTGATCGAAAAACATGAAACGGCCTTAAAGAAAGTAAAAGAACAAGCTCGTTATGAAGATGAGTTTTATAAGTTTCTTGATTCTCTCGATTAA